Below is a window of Cricetulus griseus strain 17A/GY unplaced genomic scaffold, alternate assembly CriGri-PICRH-1.0 unplaced_scaffold_29, whole genome shotgun sequence DNA.
AAATTCATCATTatgataaggaaagaaaaaagaacactgtGGTCTTTTACTGACGCTCTGCAATTGTATTTCTTGCCACACAGGATGTCTATGAGCACTGTTTATTGAAATttgatatatatttgaattacaaacaagattgaattgcatgGCCATCCCcttctacctcccttcctcctctaccagcctcaactaaaatcctactATTCATTGTTTCTTATAGGAGaaacttttaataaaaatggCATCAATATGGGAGAAGATGGAAGAAAATCAGCAGAACCTAGAGGAAGAGGATAGTATGATAACTCAGTTCAGAATGAGTATGAGATTCATGCTTAAATTCCTCATACTAGGTTACCTTGCCGAGCCACAATGTgaagggaggtgcttagtcttactgcaacttgatatgtgtgatgatatattgttaatgatctaataaagcttgcctgaagatcagaaacaaagctagccacagccatagaggccaggcagtggtggctctcacctttaatgccagcagccacactagttagccatagaatatgggcagtggtagtgcatgcccttaatcccagcactagagaagtatgTAAGACAGTATGAACTCAGGGTCTCAGTCTGTATTTGGTAGTCAGTCTACAGTCATGCTGAGGATAGGACCACCCAGCcttgtagaggtaagaactctctagtagttggctgctttgcttttctgatctttagcctgaatcccaatatctgtctctgggcttttattattcatgtataGACATGCCTTGTTTTTGCTGCTATACATGGGAGAATTAcccttttctaaatagaaatggagtaggagtggatgggggtgggcagaggagcGATGTGGGAGGGGGttgtaggagaggagggaagggaagcttgtggtcagaatgtaaaataaataagtaaaataataaaaacaaatgcttcCATTTTTAGCAGAAACTAATAGCTTTTAACAGTACTTGAGTGATATATGTACATTACATTTAAAGGAATCTAAGTGacatttgagtttttaaataataaacaagttaataactaaaaaaaaagactacttaATGGCTAGCAAGAACCTACctaaatgtttaacatccttagctatcaggaaaatAGAGCTTAATACTACTGTAAAATTCCATCTCACCTCAGTTAGAATGTTCATCAATACAACtacaaattttgtaattttgctactgttatgaattgctaTGTAAATATCCGTGTTAATCCGATGCTCTTTTTGGGCCAAGACCCAGAGGTTGAGATCAACTGATATAGGCCATTTCATTGAACAGATGCATGAGTTTAAGAAATTTATCCAAGATACTTCAAAGAGTGAACGTAGTAGAAAGTCTCCAAAGAAAGTGAATGTAGTAAAAAATTTCCAAAACTTAGAGAAAAAGTAGACATCCAAGCACAAGAGGTATGTAGAACTGTAAACAGACAAACTACAGAAGAAAGTCAGTGACATAGTATAAtagtaaaaatatcaaaaaatatcaaagtaaataaaatgaaggtaGTTGTTGCTGGGCCTTAACACTCCCTTGGGGGAGGAAGTGAGAAGGTGGGATGTCAATGGCACAGACATTGGGAGTCGGGTGAAAGGAAAAACAGCGGACTCATTTATTTAGCAATGGGGAGAACCTTATATaccctcccagcacccaggcattCCAATGCGTTGACATTGTGTGGTCACCCCCTCATTGGCTAGACAGGATCAGGACCTCTGACACTGCCAGGCAGACTCAAGGTTGACCCATCTCAGCCTGGTAGGCCTTAACTTCCTACAGGGAATATTATTCAAGACACTGGGGTAGGCAAGAACTTTCTTTCTGAGTGGAACACAAATAGCACAGGAACCAGCCCCAAGCAAGTATCGACAGATGGGACTACATGAAATACACctcttctgcacagcaaaggaaactatCAGCAGAACACatacccacagaatgggagaaatctTTACCAGCTATACTTCAGACAGGGGGCTGATGTCCAGAACTTACAAAGAACTGCAGAAATTAAataccaaggaaataaaactgacaaACAACAAATGAATTGATACACAAATggctaattcattttttaaaagtgttcaatATCTCTAACCATGAGGGaaaggcaaattaaaactactttgagataccACCTCCCCCCAGTCTGAATCTACCAACAAatgttagagaggatgtggagaggaaGCCTTGCTCACTGATGGTAGAGGTGCAAATTaatacaactactttggaaatcacttgggagatttctcaaaaaattaaagacagaaCTACCATATGGCCCAGCTATTTCTATCCTATCCTGGTCATACACCCAGAGAATTTCACACCCTACCATAGAGTTATTTGCACCCCTGTGATTATTGACACTCTATTCATATAGCAACATAATGGAATCAACCTAGTAGTCCATCGACAGAGACATGGATAATGAAAATCTGgtacatatataaaatggaatatgATTCAGCTCTAAAGAAAGATGAAATCTGTTGTAGGAATCTAGGATAAATTATTAGAGTGAAAAGTCATGTCACTTTGAAGAATCATTGTGGAAAATAGTGATTGTTTTCCATGATCTGTAGAATTGTTTTTCTGAAGGGGCATTACAGCTGTTGCATGACCTTGGTCACAGAACGCTTCTGGCACACCTGAGGCTCTTGGGTTATTGTGTACTGAAAATGAACACAATAAGGACTAAAGTAGCAGGGGATGTGATGCTTACCTTTAGAGAAACATATTAACTAGAATAGGGATCTTGGTATAAGGAAATACTTTACCCAAAAAACAACTTTGTGTAACAATCCATAAAAATGCTTTGGTATGGCTGTTCAGGGTTCAGCTCATCAGAGGCTGGACCTTCCTGCTGCCACACAGGCCTTAAAATTTCTTCTTGGAGTGACCTCTTTCTTTGATTGTCTCATGCAACACAGAACACTCCAACAGACATCacaaaatttgcaagaaaatgggtGGACTTATAATATATTCTATTGGGCCAGGTCACTCAATATCAGAAAGATTAAAAAACTGTGTTCTCCATCATATGCAGATCCTACACTGTAGTGTATTCAGAAAAATGACACAGGAGTCATGAAAGAGGATACTGTTTTTCTAGTCTTAACTCTGTCATagacttttcatttttgttttgttttgtcttttgtggtTAATGGATAGTAAAAGTGCAAAAAAATGAAGTTAACTCTCCATGGCCTCAGAATGGCTATCCTGACTAAAGGACTTCATTGAGGAGAATAGATTTTGAGTCTGGCTAATCTCACTGTGTGATGTTTTTAATTGGCAAGTTATTAATaagtgatttaatttaaaaataaaaaactaggaATAAGATTGTAAAGTATAGTAATGTTTGGATTTCCATGAATTTACTATGAACTTTAGAAGAACACATTGCTTCTAAACTGTCGGGGGCGATCTACATCCCTAACATCTGAgagtctttcttccttaagtcaTGAATACAACAATGTTCAAGAACACAATAGGTATCACATGCCATTTCCGCTCTCCTAAAGTGTTTGAATGTCTGTGCCATCCCTTGATGATGCCAGATCCCCCAAAGACACACTAGATATTTGTGTACAGTGAGCTGCTTTTATCTCATACAGAGAGAATAAATTCCCTCTGACATATGCCTGCTAAGTgttgtttctattgctgggaaaaCACACTGTGACCATGGAAACGCTTATAATGGAAAAcacttaactggggctggcttacagttcagaggtttagtccattattgtcaggctggaaaacatggcagcatgcaggctgacagggtgctagagaaggagctgagagttctacatcttgatcctcaggcagcaggcaaagagctgacttgagcttctgagaccttaaagcccacccaacagtgacatacttcctccagcaaagccacacccactccaataaggcttcctaatagtgccactcccaatgggccaagcattcaaacacgtgagtctatgggggccattcctgttcagaccaccacagtgtatttgtttcttttgctagATAACAAAATCACCATTGAGCAATTTTTGTGGTGGGCATCTACTACTGGGCATGGGGCCCACACTTTTGCTTACCCAGTGAGACTTCGCTTGAGAaaatggattctttttctttgcaaGCACTTCTCTGTTGCAGATATTTTCTTGGTTAGAGACAGGCACACAAGTCCATCTGTCTCTCTCAGCACTAGGATCATGTCTGGTTCGGAACTGTGCAGACACTATACACACTTCCAGAGaatctgtgagtttgtatgtgctGCGGCCCTCCTCTGTCTTGAAGACACTGTCTCatatagggtttctattgcagtaaagaaataccatgaccacatcaaatcttataaaggaaacatttaattggggctaccttacagttcagaggcttagtccattatcatggtgggacatggcatcgtgcaggcagacatggtgctagagaaggagctgagggttctaaATCTTGATCCTCAGTCgcagaagtgaactgagacactggacgGGGTTTGAgtgtatatgagacctcaaagcccacctccctccaacaatgccatatgtactgcaacaaggccatacctcttaataatGCCATTCCTTATAGGCCAAGCATAAAAAACATGagtttctttgttatttgtttgtattattttttttttgggggggggagtccTGAGAAGGGGTTTGATTAAGGCATCACACTtaagactgagtgttccaaggtctctcactttctgtgCATTCTGTTAATTCccaggaagcttctctgataatggctgagcaagacactgatttaTGGGTATACAAAATGTCCTTCAGaatctatttttgtttgcttccttttgagGATGATAGTATACCTGGTTTTCCCCCAGggccatgacctatctagtctcaggttcttagccGCCTGAACAGTGTCAGGTATGAGCTCCATTTCATGGAGTGGGGCTTTAATACAGCCAGCAGTTGGTTACTCCACAAGCCTTGTTCCCCAAATGTACGAGCAGTAAAACATTCAGTACTTTGATAGCTATGCCTTACAAATATAAATTTCACTATTCCATGCATGTCCTCAGGCAGTGTGATGCTTGGACATCTGAACAGTTCATCACCAAGCACATTTGTCCTAAGATTGTCAGGGCGTAAAGCTCTTAGAACAAGTGTGAATAGTGATGAAGTATAAAAGTCAAGATAAATCCCCAAATAACTCTGTGTAGAACTGGCTGACAAAAACCAAATTAAGATTCGAACTGAAAGGTTTTTTGTTGTCTACATACAGatgaaaaaaaggcaagaaattcATGAAGATTGATTTTACAGAAAGAGTGCAATAAAGCATCATCAATTTATTGCAATTTTTCACAtggttcatgttttttttttccaaacaacGGATTGAAAACATAAACACTGATAGTGCAAATAACCTAGAAAAACTCTTTAATATACAAGAACAGGTAACACACATGCTCGGTGACACCACCATTGAGCCATTTCCAGCTGGATTATTTGAAATGCTGATGattgattgttttggttttttagcATGATTCTGATGAACAAGCAACTTCCCTACCTGTACTTTGATTTTTAGCTCCCGtgtagcttttgttttttaattcatttgtgtATGCTGTGGGACAACTTGCAGCTGCTTCTGTCCTACTGTGCAGgctctagggatcaaacttaggtcattggACTTGGTGATAAACACAGTTCTACAATGAGCCATTTCACCGTCCTCCTTtctttcaacatttatttttgtttacacaTATATTTAGATGTGCAcctaaactcacagaaaccaaaAGTGGGGATTGAGTGTCCACTTCCATCACTCTGCATCTATTCCTCCCATAAAGGGCCTCTTCCTGAATCCGGGACTCATGTCTCAGCTAGGCTAGAAATCAGCAAGTTCAAGTGAttccccccctccctccatctccaccATTGTCAGAACTGAGTGACAGGTATTTGCAGGGATGACTTGCCAAATAGGTGCGAGGGTCACCGCAATTATAAAGCAAGAGCTCTATccagctggtggtggtgcacacctttagtcccagcagaggcaggtggatctctgtgaggccagcccacagagtgagttcaaggacagccagggatatacagagaaatcctgtcttgtgaaaccaaagaacaaaataaagcaagaactattaaccactgagctctctcatACCATCTTTGTGGAGCCTCTGGTGGCAGATAAGCCACACAAGGAGTTCTGTCAACACAGTGCTCCAGCTTTTCTTCATATGGTGCTCTGTTGCTAAGGCTAGCCTTGAGCATCATTCTTCACAGTGGCTTCTCATTTGTGTGGGTTTTTAGGGTTGAATGAGGTCAGATTTGCACTGGAAAACTCTCCTATATTCTTTacattctgtaagcttcttgatTATGAATTTCCCTGATATAATACAGTAAGGTCTGGTTCTATGTAGAACTCTTCCTTGAATTCCTCATATTCGTAGGGCTCCTCAGCTGCCTGATTTCTCCAAAGTCCAGTGACTTCTGACTCATGGAGGATTTTCCTGCATTCTTCATTCATGAAGCTTCTTCCTGTATGTCTTTTCTGATGTGCTGTGAGTTGACACTTCCAGTGGAAAGATTTATTACATTCTTTACATTCATAAAAATTCTCAGATGAATGAACTATCCTATGTGCAGTGAGTTGTGACTTATGGAAAAAGGTTTTCCCGCAATCTGTACATTCATAAGGCTTCTCACCAGTGAGGGTTTTCTGATGTATATCGAGCTTTGACTTGCGGGAAAAACCTTTATTGCATTCTTCACATTTATAAGGCTTTTCAcccaaatgaatttttttatgtCGTGTAAGGTCTGACTTGTAATGGAAAGCTTTGTTGCACTCTGTACATTTATGAGGTTTCTCACCTGTATGGGTTCTTTCATGAGCATTGAGATGAGACTTACGGaagaaggctttcccacaccCTTTACATATGTAGGTTCTCTCTTGCCAGTGAGTTTTCTGGTGTGAAGTGAGGTCTGACTTCCAATGGTATGATTTACCACATTTGGTACATTCAAAGCGCTTCTCTATGTTATGAGTTCGTCTGCGATGCTTAATGAGGGTTGAGTTAGTACAGAAAGTTTTCCCACAGTCCTTACAGTCATAGAGTTTCTCATCTCTATGCAATGTCTGACTCTTGCTTTTCTGTAACTTTTGGTGACATGCTCCACGATGATGGGATTTTGTTCCTTTGTAGACTTCCTGTTGAGTCTTTAGTTTTGCCTTGAAACAagagttttttagatttattagtGCTCAAGCACTTTTTCCTAGAATGAGCTGCCTAATATTCCAAAGTATGATTTCATAATCTCTAAATACTTCTGTGTGCACTTTCCCATTTAATGATCTAGTTTCCTTGCAAACATTATCCACATATATGACATTTAAGACTTTGCGTCCACATAAGCCACACTGTAGACAAGTATTTACAGAATTTACTAGAAGTCCCTTTGAAAGGAAATTCCTTATGTATCAATAATATTGCCTTTGTTTCAAAGGCTACCCCTCTTTGAAAATACTGAATATAACACTATGAATTTTGCTGTTAAGTGGACTTAAGATGCTGAGCAGTCTGGTAGCCTTACTTAGTTAGATGAAAATTATCTGGTTCCTCTGCAGCCTGCATCTAATCAAGATGGAAAAGTAGTACATTCTTCCAGGGTTAACTGGAAATGTTCTATATTCATTCTTCTTATGTGTGCATGCTAATTAGTTCATACTTGCAATATGGTTTGACCTtacattaaatgttttacttactCTCGTCGTGTCTTCATCTGGTGTCTTTTGGTTAGTTATTTCAAGTTGCCCCAAATGTATCTCAGGATTTTCCTTGCTGGTGTCAATCAGGTCACTCACTTTATGAACATCTATAATATTAAAAATGCcacaattcaacaacaatacatatttttatagaATTCAAACATAAAAGTAAAGTCATGCCTTGATATGCTTATTGtaatggttagttttatgtcaacttgtcacagcTAGAGTCATTCTGAAAGAGGggacttcaattaagaaaatgcccagatAAGACTTGCCTATGTGCAagcctatgggacattttcttgattgatgtggaaaGGGGAGTGGTCAGTGCCaccactgggctggtggtcctaggcccCATAAGAAGGGAGactgagaaagccagtaagcatcctcctccatggtctctgcttcattcACTGCTGGAGTGATGGACTGTGCTGTggaactataagctgaaataatttttttcctccctaagttgcttttggtcatggtattttatcatagcaagagaAAGCCCAACTAAGACACTTACTGAGTACGTATTTGTACATATTTTGTTCTATAATGAATATAACAAACTACACTAACAGATACCAGGGTTCTAACTCAGgtctcctttgctttgttttactgtTGAAATATAGAATTAATTCATGCTTATTGTAGAAGGCAATCAATTCTTTTAATATTAAAGGATAACCTTGTTTGTCAGAGAAATCTTGCCTCAGAGTTTTGtctttcaaatacatgagcccatgCTTTCTGGTCATTACAGTCTTTGCTAAGACATATATTATGCTAATATGTTTGTCTTCTAAAGTAACTAAGTGCATTCCTCTTTTGCCAGTTTTAGGATTCTTTCTTTTGTACTTTTGGCAATTTAATTTTAATGACCCTTAAAAAGGTCTTTTTggatcatgtcatttttttttgtatcaagTCGTGGTTTTAATTGCTAACACCTAGATATTGGTTAGTCTGCCTAGATTTCTATGCCTCTAGTCCTTCTTTCATCTCTACAGTATACCAGAGTCACAGGTTGAATTTctgtttgttattttcattttactgtattcattcttttgtttttgtgtgtgttgtgtgtatgttgcAGGTACATGCATGCCATGCTGTGTGGGAGCCTACAAGTGACTCAATTTCCATCTGGAGTCTATTCTGACTTATAAGACACTAGAGTTCAAGCCTACTTGCTCCAGTCTCCTTGAGAGCCGTGAGAAAGTTCTGATGAAGCCCATGGAAAAGACCATGTTATCTAACTAACAAGCTTTTGATGCCAGCTGTAGGCACAGACAATGCAGTGCTAGTAGGACCCACATTTTTGATAGTAAACCTGGCTGCTCCTCGATTCAAGGACAGTGCAGGGAGCTGGTTAACTGACTATGctgctctttgttctgctttgcctctaGTCTGTATATAAGCAGGGTCTAAATTAAACTTGGGGCTATCTGTTGTGCTGAAAGGCATGGAGCGGGCAGTCCTCCCGaatctatcctgtgtttctgtctctttatctGCCTTTTCTCAGTCCTCATACTCAGCTGACTTGTTGGAGCAGGCTGCAACAGATGGCACCCAGCCATGGGGCCTGAGTACAGAGAGTTCCCTGAAGGACCACCACAGGAGAAGTGCAGTGAAGTAACTTGGGAGTGAAAAGCAGAGTGTGGTAGGCAGTGCACGGTGTAAATAAAAACTACAGCAGTGCACGATAAATGTACGGTGTAACATAAAAAAGGCAGAGCATAAACAGAGCAGTGCTTAGTGTAAATATAAAAGTAGCTAAGTATAAGTGTAAAGATAATTATGGGCCAGGAAAACAATAAACAGCTGTTTGTATGGTTACTTCAACATATTTTAAAGGCCAGGAGTACTGAGAAAGGGCAACAGCAATTGCTCCAGTGTTTGAAATCTGTAATGGACGTGTGTccttcttccactgtgtgggacCCAATGATAAAACTCAaggtcaggcattggtggtgcacacctttaatcccagcactcgggaggcagaggcaggcggatctgagttcgaggccagcctggtctccagagcgagtgccaggacaggctccaaaactacacagagtaaccctgtcttgaaaaacaaaacaaaacaaaacaaaacaaaacaaaagaactcaaGGTCAGGCCTTGCAGTGTCTTTCCTCAGTGAACCACCTCACTGGGCCAGGTTAGGGCTCTTAGTCACAGCCAGAGGGTGTGGAGTGTTGCAGTAGCCAATGATTGCTCTGTGTTCTCCCTCAGTTTCACTGGAGTAATCCTCAACCTTATCTACAATCcctgttctgctttgttttatttttttctgccacaCTATATACTATACACTCTATGATGCTTTCCAGTGAATATTCTACTTATGGTTGAGCATCCTTTCCAAGATCTCAGGCTGTATTTTCTTCCCCAATCTCTCTCAGTTTCTTACTGAAGATTTTGAAATTCTTTGGAAAGATTGTCTATTTACTGGAAAATTCTTTCAGGGTCAGATCACTATTAAATGTAGCATATGAATTTTGGGCATGGCGTCTTTGCCACCTCCCTATCTTTGGAATCAGTTATTACAGGCTCAACACCATTgttggaagattttttttgtattttgccaTGATTGATGTTTCTGTACTGTGAATTGTACAACAATGAGGATGCAtcaatctttccattttatgcaAGGGAGACTTCCTTGTCATTATTCTTCACCTATAGCCTTAACCTGGTACCACTCAAGAATatagaaatgaaaagtaaagctAATTCATACAACACCAGTAACCACAAAGAATACACAAAAATGGAGAACAGTGAAAATGAAACCTAATGAATGTTAAAAggagaatgagagcaggagataATATAGTACGCTAAgtatattaaaatgtttctaggctactgatttccaaatgccATCTATATTCTAAACATGATCACTATCAAATCATTAATTTATATCCAACTACTAATTACATGCAAAAGTTAGAAAATAGCCACCTCAAAGTGAAagggaaattaaatgaaaatatccatAAACAGCAAACTCACTGTGTGCCTTTGCTAACATAAAAACTCCTATATGTTTCCTGATAAACATCCTTCCTGGTGATTAGCTCATCATTCACTTCATACCTTCAATTCACTGTGTTCTATCTGACTGAAGCTCTTTTAGAAAAGATGTATCATATGACCAGTATTAATAATGTGACAATTACAAAAATGACTACCTacccataaattaaaaaataaagagcaggtttttgaaaaacaaagtcaCGAAGGTCCAATAACAAAGCTATTATATAGAACAAGTAAGACAGCAGGATGAAGAAATTGGGTCAAGCATTTAATCAGAGGAGAATGCTAAGAAGATCtatacagggatttttttttttttttttggcagatctcagagttttttttttttttggcaaatttTCAGCAACAAAATCAGGAAGAAGTGACACCACTTCTTAAgctgatggaggaggaggaggaggaggaagaggagaaggaggaagaagaagaaaggttcCAGCAATGTCACCAGTTATTTCAGGACTGAGTTTAgataaaatgtgataaaaaaaaaacaaacaaacaaaaaaccaacagctCAACATGACCAGTGTCTGATGAGCCCCTGCCTGCTACCTCCTAGTACACAGTTACTCACTTGGGGGACTCCACACTGAAGCTTCTGCTAGGCTCCATGGCCCGCATCCATGTTCCAAATTGAAGATCAACTTAGGTTTGACTGTGCAGAGCTCTGTAAGTTGGAAATAATAAGAGTATCGTGACAGTGTACTAATGAGAACCACAGCACCACTTTTGGAACTGCTGTTCGTAAAGTAAATAAGAAACTCTAGTCAGAGAGATCTATACTCTCATTTCTCATTCTTCATTAGCTAGAGAACCACCCTTTTGTGGCATTAAACTATAAGACAGATAACCCAAAACAGTGATCTTGGGAAAGTTtatcaggctggaaagatggctctgggATAAGAGCAAATATTGCTCTTgggagacccaagttcagttctcagtattcaaacttggcagctcacaactgttcaactccagctctgggagatccaataccctctgGTGTCCACcggtacccacacacatgtggtactcactttcacagacacatatacatagctacaaatgaaataaatctttaaagtgaTGATTTCTATACTTGCTAACCAAGGAAAAAGTATTTGATGAGACTGATGGGGGCAGGTGTGTTATACTTACCCAGGAACAccaggttgctgtaattctccagcatcacatcccTGTAGAGGGTCCTCTGGGCAGCATCCAGCTCCTGCCACTCCTCCCAGGTGAAGACCACAGCTATGTCCTCAAATGATACCAATCCCTGAAATGACATGCTTCTCTTCAGTTCAAGGAACACAAAATGGGAGctcacttttctctctctctctctctctctctctctctctctctctctctgtgtgtgtgtgtgtgtgtgtgtgtgtgtgtgtgtgtgtttctagctTCTTACAGAAGGTACAGCTTGATTTGTATTCTGtatcatggaaaaagaaaaataaataccagCATCTTTATCTGTGTCATGGAGCTGCCTGAGCCTGCTGCTCCTTGCTGCACAGACAGCTCCAGGCCCACCAGTTCCTATCAGAGGAGTCTGCCCAGATACTTGCATTCATATCTTTAACAGATGATTTGTGGGAGCAGAAGCTAAACTCCAAAGCTCTGGGAACAAAGGGACCTGAGCACAGGGATATTGCTTTCAAGCCATAA
It encodes the following:
- the LOC113838792 gene encoding zinc finger protein 809-like, which encodes MVESLAAPGRLGPGATGSHQAGAALQLRRFSTAQHTAALISGLQSLGGGLVSFEDIAVVFTWEEWQELDAAQRTLYRDVMLENYSNLVFLELCTVKPKLIFNLEHGCGPWSLAEASVWSPPNVHKVSDLIDTSKENPEIHLGQLEITNQKTPDEDTTRAKLKTQQEVYKGTKSHHRGACHQKLQKSKSQTLHRDEKLYDCKDCGKTFCTNSTLIKHRRRTHNIEKRFECTKCGKSYHWKSDLTSHQKTHWQERTYICKGCGKAFFRKSHLNAHERTHTGEKPHKCTECNKAFHYKSDLTRHKKIHLGEKPYKCEECNKGFSRKSKLDIHQKTLTGEKPYECTDCGKTFFHKSQLTAHRIVHSSENFYECKECNKSFHWKCQLTAHQKRHTGRSFMNEECRKILHESEVTGLWRNQAAEEPYEYEEFKEEFYIEPDLTVLYQGNS